A window of the Apostichopus japonicus isolate 1M-3 chromosome 8, ASM3797524v1, whole genome shotgun sequence genome harbors these coding sequences:
- the LOC139971124 gene encoding uncharacterized protein — translation MTPQKRRDSYFVKKEQLAEEIADLQELVQCMKDGFTGAMQELARIQSGDQIMRATVDKNRQDCEMGVADLSVELGKVKDEVHLAVQDIKNNQGLLQKLRDDVTALTAQQEEMKSLLKDLCRCEPQNGLAESAKPTTEMVNGEKTTSPLPKVSPMLQTFIQSLSEPMDRHKDSLYSRSTENDLSSTHCQVSTASSSVSAPTKERKVVSESSKDFHKQDDRFQLGSEWLESEKQYQDDLYFLMEKMRQPLLHQELIPREDVNIIFPSTLSLIREKHNALSEALEKRLHNWEQHNTLGEIYARITSPNEKMVDKYRLYIRGFSSSVSRFAYHLKSSQEFASFIQETISNHYPNYTNPNRIIFAPLHRIPYYVQHIKILDEITDKGHPDHYHLTSSLKQLKQFVKKINLLVKKNKTDENGNSSNITNTQHEAEINGDESARLRTPSQYAINFASPLTVKPPTVKVTANVKVESALPESESHDISTNDFKPTLPTDGKKESAKSVDCAISPAKELVNDKEPVIRRQGRRRSLSGYMLDIPEEPSDSSRLRRSLSPSLLERVRKTESETDGAINNHRKWKDYDEDTQSTLSSLNDDSVDDIAKHLPSTISEPSSDDDGEDLSQEELELINKQLSNNRRLDASFLGSNLKSPQRTPSFGVYGDYDWKGEGGEYVPSAIEMNILHVDNSHDRWKNNPAFQLETMKQSEKTESEYHTSDDEPIPFNSPMYNDIESTVMKRQLGLDKRRRSSLGDLMVIPPQQIDKSLLIHWDNNMDSTSDDTQDDNADQRGSVTAEKQFTEVSNQRRKFGMRRRRSIDAINPSDGGQMVGGLSTNREPVSSPRVSWADDKTTKGGNGKPNGKESKHPFTSVFKRVSSTTSDERASKGSHEQHVPQDVMQQLTDIARIIVESSEKHKEPCSDV, via the exons ATGACACCCCAAAAGAGACGtg attctTATTTTGTTAAAAAGGAGCAACTTGCTGAAGAGATTGCTGAC TTGCAAGAACTTGTACAGTGCATGAAAGATGGCTTTACAGGAGCTATGCAAGAACTGGCCAGAATTCAAAGCGGTGATCAAATCATGCGAGCTACCGTGGATAAAAACAGACAGGATTGTGAAATGGGTGTGGCGGATCTCTCTGTGGAACTGGGAAAAGTCAAG GATGAAGTACATCTGGCTGTACAAGATATCAAGAACAATCAAGGCTTGTTACAGAAGCTCAGAGATGACGTCACTGCTCTAACAGCTCAGcaagaagaaatgaaaagtttACTCAAAGATCTCTGCAG gtGTGAGCCTCAAAATGGTCTAGCAGAATCAGCTAAACCTACTACCGAAATGGTCAACGGTGAAAAAACGACGTCACCACTTCCAAAAGTTTCTCCGATGCTGCAAACATTTATCCAATCACTGTCCGAACCGATGG ATCGTCACAAAGATTCTCTGTATTCAAGATCAACAGAAAACGACCTCAGCAGTACTCATTGCCAA GTATCAACAGCTTCATCTTCTGTCTCTGCACCAACGAAAGAGCGCAAAGTTGTGTCAGAGTCTTCAAAAGACTTTCATAAACAGG ATGACAGATTTCAGCTTGGCTCAGAGTGGTTGGAGAGCGAGAAGCAGTACCAGGATGATCTATATTTTCTGATGGAGAAAATGCGGCAACCTCTTCTCCATCAAGAACTGATACCAAGAGAAGATGTAAA CATCATATTTCCGAGCACTTTGAGTCTAATCAGAGAGAAGCATAATGCCCTATCCGAAGCATTAGAAAAAAGACTGCACAACTGGGAACAACATAATACACTGGGTGAAATATACGCAAGAATCACAAGTCCCAATGAG AAAATGGTCGATAAATATCGCCTGTACATTCGAGGGTTTTCGTCCTCCGTGTCGAGGTTCGCATACCATCTAAAGTCTTCACAGGAGTTTGCTTCTTTCATTCAA GAAACGATATCAAACCATTATCCGAACTACACCAATCCTAACCGAATCATATTCGCACCTCTACATCGAATTCCGTACTATGTTCAACATATCAAg ATACTTGACGAGATCACAGACAAAGGGCATCCTGACCATTATCATCTCACTAGCAGTCTAAAACAACTAAAACAATTTGTCAAGAAAATCAATTTACTCgttaaaaagaacaaaacagaCGAAAATGGCAACAG CTCCAACATAACAAACACTCAACATGAAGCTGAAATTAATGGCGATGAATCTGCACGGTTGAGAACACCATCGCAATACGCCATTAATTTTGCGTCACCACTGACCGTGAAACCGCCGACTGTTAAAGTAACAGCGAATGTAAAAGTTGAGTCTGCGTTGCCTGAAAGTGAATCGCATGATATCAGTACAAATGACTTCAAACCAACGCTTCCGACGGACGGCAAGAAGGAGAGTGCAAAATCAGTTGATTGCGCAATTTCACCGGCAAAGGAACTGGTTAATGATAAAGAGCCGGTTATCAGACGCCAAGGTAGACGAAGAAGTCTCTCGGGGTACATGCTAGATATACCCGAGGAACCAAGCGATTCATCGCGGTTACGACGGTCTTTATCACCGTCACTTCTTGAGAGAGTAAGAAAGACGGAATCCGAAACAGACGGCGCTATTAACAATCATCGCAAATGGAAAGACTATGATGAAGACACTCAATCCACTTTATCATCTTTAAATGACGATTCAGTAGACGATATCGCCAAACACCTCCCATCGACGATATCGGAACCGTCAAGTGATGACGATGGTGAAGACCTATCTCAGGAAGAACTTGAGTTGATCAACAAACAACTAAGTAATAACAGGAGGCTAGATGCTTCTTTTTTGGGCTCAAATTTAAAATCACCCCAAAGAACACCTTCATTCGGTGTTTACGGTGACTATGATTGGAAAGGTGAAGGTGGAGAATACGTACCATCTGCGATAGAAATGAATATTCTTCATGTAGATAATTCACACGACAGGTGGAAGAATAATCCCGCTTTTCAATtagaaacaatgaaacaatCGGAGAAAACCGAATCAGAATACCACACGTCAGACGATGAACCGATACCATTCAACAGCCCGATGTATAATGATATAGAATCAACTGTTATGAAAAGGCAATTGGGCTTGGATAAGAGACGGCGATCTAGTTTAGGCGATTTAATGGTAATTCCGCCTCAACAAATAGACAAAAGTCTTTTGATTCATTGGGACAATAATATGGATTCTACCTCAGATGATACCCAGGACGATAATGCCGATCAACGGGGTTCTGTGACCGCCGAAAAGCAATTTACCGAAGTGTCGAACCAGAGACGCAAATTCGGCATGAGGAGAAGGAGAAGCATAGACGCGATCAATCCATCTGATGGAGGACAGATGGTTGGAGGGTTATCGACCAATCGGGAACCTGTGTCATCTCCTCGTGTAAGCTGGGCAGACGATAAAACAACGAAAGGCGGGAACGGAAAACCTAATGGAAAAGAGAGCAAACACCCCTTCACTAGTGTCTTTAAAAG GGTATCGAGCACCACTAGTGATGAAAGAGCGAGCAAGGGCAGCCATGAGCAGCATGTTCCCCAGGATGTTATGCAGCAACTGACTGATATTGCTCGAATTATCGTGGAGTCTTCAGAGAAACACAAAGAACCTTGCAGTGATGTGTAA